TAGACTTTTCGCGTCCTGGCAAACCGACTGACAACCCCTTTATTAAATCTTTCAATGGTAGTTTCAGGGATGAATGTTTGAACGCGCACTGGTTCTTATCATTGGAAGATGCCCGCCAAAAAATTGAATACTGGCGGCAAGAATATAATAGTTTTCGACCTCACAGCTCGCTCGGTGGATTAACCCCGGATGAGGTTGGAAAGGAGAAGGAAAACAAACAAATGAACGTCCGATCCTCAATCTTTGAGCGGTACGCTTTTCGGGAGGACCTCAGAGTGGTACGCTTTAGGGGAGAACCCCAAAGTGGATCTTTACGAAACTAATTAAGGATGTGTACTAGGTTGGAACTACGAAGTTCGAAACTCTACCGAGGAACAAATGCAGAAATAACTATATTTTCAATATAACCTTTAGTTGCATTTTCATTGCTAATAATATTGCCTGGATTTCCTATAACAATACTATTGGAGGGAACATCAAAATTTACATAAGAATTTCCTGCAATTAGTACGTTATCACCTATTGTAATATTACCAATAATAAGTGCGTTTGGGCCTATGTATACACAATTGCCGATTGTTGGAGCACCTTTTAACTTTCCTCTTTTTGCATTACCAATGGTGACTCCTTGTAGTATATTACAGTTATTACCAATTTTTGCTTTTGAATTTACTACAATGCCACCGAAATGTGGTAACATCAAACCCCCTCCTACTTTTACCGAGAGAGGAAGCTGAATTCCATATCTAAAAAAATATCTTCTATAAAAAATTTTTAATATTATCCTATATATAGACCTCTTTGTGGTCAATTGGCTTAATCGGAAGAAAAATGTAAATCTAAAGCCCGGTGATTTCCAAAAAGTAGAAATTAAAGTTTTTAGATCTTCCTTACCAGTATACCGATATAAATCATTCCTAATACTTTTATGCATAACTTGTATTATTACTATTTTAACGAATTGAAAAAGGCTAAAAAGTTATTGTCAAATTGTTCTATCGTGTATTTAGCTTGGTATTCGGCCCTAGCATTACTTGACATACTTTCATACAAATTGAAATCTGAAGAAATCTGAAGTAAAGATTTAACCATCCCATCTATGTCATGAATATCATGTAGAAATCCAGTATGACCGTTAATAACTTGATCTTTTACCCCCCTCCAGTTCGTTGAGATGACTGGAAGACCATAAGAAAATGCCTCAATGATAACAGTCGGAAAATTTTCCGATTCATAAAATGTCGGAAATAAAAGTAAATCTGAATCTTTAAATGCGGATACTTTTTCAGGACCCGACTTCACTCCCTCATAATTAATTATTCCTGCCTCAACCGCTGAGTTAATATAGCTTCTTTCTTTTTCAGAGTGGATATCACCAATTACAGTTCCAATAATATTTGAGTTTACTTCACGCGATCTCCTTAGTACATTAATATAAGTAATTATCCCCTTACTCTCTTTGCATAAGCCAACAAACAAAACATTGAATTTTTCCTTCTTCTTTTTTGATTGAAAGACACCACCTTTTACTCCATTAGGTATGATTATGATATTTTCAGATTTCAAGAAGGTGGGATCTTTCGTTCCTTCTAAACTCATACATAAAGAGTAATTAGCATTAAAATAAGTGAATCTATAAATCCTCTTATTAAGAGAACTTAGATCAGGATATAGATCACTTAAACCACCTGCATGAAATCTAAAAATTATTTTTTTGTTCAATAAACGAATTGGAAACAATAAAATAAAGTCCCTATACATGGGAACTTTGAAAGGACCTGCAGGAGGGTAATATATATAATCTGGCCTATAAATTATAAGACACTTCAAGATCTTGAACAAGATTTTGAGTAAACGAAAAACTTTCTTTAAAGAAAATTTACTATAGTCGCTAGACTTTTCTGTGAAGTCTAGACGTATGAATTCATGATCAAGGTTGTTCTTGGAGAGTACATTTAGTATTTTTTTGATTTGTAAGTTCTGTCCAGTAATTGGGGGAGGGTATTGTCCGATAATTAAAAGTCTCATATAGCGTTAATTGTATTCTCAAGATTTAAAGTGTTCCCTGGCTGAATTTTATAAATTTGATTATTATAGTTCATCAACCAGCATAAAATGAGCAAGTTTATTGAATTATGTTGGAGCAAGCTTATTTCTGTCAAGCATAGTATAAATGTAGATATAAAAGTTAGTATACCAAAAGCTCTTATATTCTTGTCATCAGTTTTTAATATATTCATAAATATATATATCAATAACACTAAACTTAAAACCAATAGGGTCAAGCCACCTGAAAGTAATATATCTAAAAAAGCATTGTGAGCTTTGCCTGTTACCCAATCCATATCAGAAAAGACGTTCATCTTTGCAGAGCTCTTCCAAAATCCCCAATATCCCCAGCCAAAAAAAGGTTTCTGGTAAATGGCGTCAGATAGATTCTCCCAAAGCTTTACTCGGCCAGTTAAATCTTCTGATTTACCAAGCATTTTGAAGAAAATATCATAGTAATTATTGTATAGCAATATGGAAAAAGTAAAAAGCATAATAAGAAGTATTGTCAATTTCTTAGTACCTATCTTTTTTATGAATAAACTGAGCGAAAATATAACTGTACTCGTTATTAATGATGCAGAAGAGCCAGATAAATAAATTAGAGAAAGTGTTATCACAACAAAGATACAATTTTTTACGCTTTTTAAATTACATAAAAAGACAGGAAGTATAGTCGTCAGGATGGTTCCTAAGACATTTTTATGTAAAAACACTCCTCTAGCCAACCCATGATGGAAGCCTGTCATTCTGCCTAGACTAGGTACAAAAAAATAGAATAAGTATGAAGCTAATAGTACGAATATTACATAATACTTTAATATTTTTATTAAATCTACATTCTTATTTTTAGAAATATTGTAACAAAAATATACAAAAAAGACAAATTGTATTGCACTAGTAAGCGTTTCAAGCTTTGCTTCTGACCAAATAAATGAGAAGCAGTAAAATATAGAGATTAAGAAGAAAAGCCTATTGCCTAGTGAAAGATTACTAATCGATAATGAGGGTTTTTTATTTATTGTGATGAATATTAGTAAAATTATGTACTTTAATATTTTAAAGAAGAAGGAGTTTTCTACTTCATCTTGTTCGTAATTGAATAAAACTGGGGCAAAGAAGGCATTGGTTATCAGCAGCAGATAGCTAATAATAAGAATATCATTTAGTATTGTCCGAAACGGATTAGGTCCTCTATATTGCAAGACTTCTGTATAAGGTGTATATTTCATCTCTGGTTATTTTTAAAGGCTTCCGATCTTTCGATATATAGATCTGATTATCTAAATAAGATTCAATTATTTTAATAATTGAAGTAGTATCAATGGGATCTACATAGTGAACGTTATTACTGTCTTTCAATATTAATTCTGAAAAACCAGAATTGATGTCGCTCAATATCATCGGAATACCAGAATTATAAACTTCTAATACACTGTTTCCTAAACCCTCCCAGAATGGAATGTGTATGAATAAATTCATATATTTGATGTATGAATAGTAGGATAAGACGAAGCCATGCAATACTATTTTACTTTTTGCGTCATACTTTTCAATCAGTTTTTCCAAGTCAGATGTATCGCCTTCTCCGAAAAAGTGAAAGGTGATATTTCTTTTTTTCTTTAAATACACTTCGACAATGTTACAGATCGTTTTTATATTCTTTTGGTAAGTTAACCTTGATACAAATCCAATATGGAAAGATGTAGAATCTAGTTTGTACTCTGAATTTAAAATATCCTTAATGATGATTGGATTGTATATTACATGGACTTTCGTTTCGTCGCAATTGGTATGCTTAACAAGATCTAGTTTTACTGATTTTGAAATTGCAATGCATTTGTAACACCAATTGTACAAGTATCTAGATAAAGAGTTAGCTATTTTTATGAAAAATCTTTTTTCTTTTCGCTTTTGTTCGTTTATAGTGTTCGCTTCTCTAATTATGATTTTTGTGCCGGTTATTTTTCCTACTATTAAAGATAAAACATTTATATTAACAAGAGTGGTATATAAGTAGTCAATATCATTTAATATTAACTGTCTAGCTAATGAAAAACCAGAGTATAGCGTTTTGCTTTTATCTAAGTATATAACTTTGACATTCTTGTCAATTAAAGCTTGGTATGGGCCTACGCGTCTTACAAGTATCAAGAATACATTGTCAGTTGTATGTCTAGCTAAGTAGTTTGCGTATTCAACCATTATTTTTTCTGCACCTCCACTTTTTAAGTCCTGCAAGAATATGCCAATATTCATTTTTTAGTAATTAATATTAAGACGATAAGAGTAAAAATATATAACAGTAAGCTGTTGCCAAAATATAACATATTGGTGATAATACATAGGCATAGTAAAAAATATTTATAATTTAAAAGCCATCTATTGTATTTAATTTTAAAAAGAATAAAAGCTGATAAGAAGTAAATCGTGTTACTTAATATAAAGGAATATGTTGCTCCATAAATTTTATATTTATCAATTAGTATAGGTAAGGTAAAATATGAGATCAATAGATATAAAGTGGTTGCAATAACATTTATGGATTTATTTGTAAATATTAGTAAGTATTGATCGATGTAATAATACTTTAATCCTTTCATAAAAGAACCTGCCAAGATTAATAGGAACAAATTATTTATATACGTAAGATAGCTGTTATAAAATATTTTTCCTCCAATAAAAGGCATCAATGTGTTGTACACTATTAGAATTGTCAAAATAATTACTAATTGAAAACTTAAATTTAATTTGCTTTGCTTTTCAAATTGCTCATCATTCTTTTCTTCGTAATGTTTTATCAATCTGGGATAACCGCTCAAGTTGATTGCCATCATGGCAGCTAGAACTGTATTTTCACATATATCACTTACATAAGCGAATCCGCCTAGATTCTCTGCTCCTAATTTTATGTTTATTAAATTTCTATAATAGTTGTAGAGTAAAGCGTTAGAGACTGGTGTAAAAACGAACACATAACCGTAAAGGTAAATTCTCTTTATTTTTTCAAAATCAAATTTTATGTTGAAAGAGAACTTATTAAAATTTATAGTATACAAAGCAAGCAAAGGTGTGATATATGTAAAAACTAGCTGAAAGTTACCAGCGATATTCAAAGATCTTATAGCCCAAATTAATAAAATATATAAAGTTGACTTAGATATATTAAGTATTAGATACTTCAAAGCCTTAAATTCGGCTCTTTGTTTTTCTTGGTACAGTTCAAATTTTATCTGAAGGATGGCTAAAATGGCGCTTATAATATAACTTATATCTATTTTTATAAAGATGAGGCTTATTGATAGTAAAATTATTGATATAAGATTTACTAGTGAGTCAATTTCTTTAAATTGAATATGGAATATTTTATTTTTGTTAAACCTTACGTAGTAAAGTTTAATACAATAAAAGAATGTAATTGTTAATATGTTAGCATTAGCAACGATTAGAGAGAATGAGCCGTATTCAACATCTGAGTAATAATAACTTATTAATGATAAAGCCAGTAAGCTAAGTATTCCTGAAAATACTTTTGATAATAAATATATTATGTTCTCTTTAAGAACATATTTTGTACTTTCATTTTTAAAGGTTGCTGTAACCATTTGCATCTGTCAATCTGAAGTTATTGTTTATGGATTGTATCAAACACAAGTCCAATGTATTCACCAGATAGGTAAATCCGTTCAGAATGACCTATTACGATATCTAATCCTTTTAAAGCGTATATATTTTCCACAAATAGCCTTTGACAGAACATGTTAGCTCACTTATATTTATTATCACCAGGCGTTCTTATTACCCTTAACCATTTTCTCAATAGTCCACCAACATATTTTGATATCTAGAGAAAGAGAGGCAT
This Larkinella insperata DNA region includes the following protein-coding sequences:
- a CDS encoding serine O-acetyltransferase → MHKSIRNDLYRYTGKEDLKTLISTFWKSPGFRFTFFFRLSQLTTKRSIYRIILKIFYRRYFFRYGIQLPLSVKVGGGLMLPHFGGIVVNSKAKIGNNCNILQGVTIGNAKRGKLKGAPTIGNCVYIGPNALIIGNITIGDNVLIAGNSYVNFDVPSNSIVIGNPGNIISNENATKGYIENIVISAFVPR
- a CDS encoding glycosyltransferase family 4 protein translates to MSLEGTKDPTFLKSENIIIIPNGVKGGVFQSKKKKEKFNVLFVGLCKESKGIITYINVLRRSREVNSNIIGTVIGDIHSEKERSYINSAVEAGIINYEGVKSGPEKVSAFKDSDLLLFPTFYESENFPTVIIEAFSYGLPVISTNWRGVKDQVINGHTGFLHDIHDIDGMVKSLLQISSDFNLYESMSSNARAEYQAKYTIEQFDNNFLAFFNSLK
- a CDS encoding O-antigen ligase family protein, coding for MKYTPYTEVLQYRGPNPFRTILNDILIISYLLLITNAFFAPVLFNYEQDEVENSFFFKILKYIILLIFITINKKPSLSISNLSLGNRLFFLISIFYCFSFIWSEAKLETLTSAIQFVFFVYFCYNISKNKNVDLIKILKYYVIFVLLASYLFYFFVPSLGRMTGFHHGLARGVFLHKNVLGTILTTILPVFLCNLKSVKNCIFVVITLSLIYLSGSSASLITSTVIFSLSLFIKKIGTKKLTILLIMLFTFSILLYNNYYDIFFKMLGKSEDLTGRVKLWENLSDAIYQKPFFGWGYWGFWKSSAKMNVFSDMDWVTGKAHNAFLDILLSGGLTLLVLSLVLLIYIFMNILKTDDKNIRAFGILTFISTFILCLTEISLLQHNSINLLILCWLMNYNNQIYKIQPGNTLNLENTINAI
- a CDS encoding glycosyltransferase, translated to MNIGIFLQDLKSGGAEKIMVEYANYLARHTTDNVFLILVRRVGPYQALIDKNVKVIYLDKSKTLYSGFSLARQLILNDIDYLYTTLVNINVLSLIVGKITGTKIIIREANTINEQKRKEKRFFIKIANSLSRYLYNWCYKCIAISKSVKLDLVKHTNCDETKVHVIYNPIIIKDILNSEYKLDSTSFHIGFVSRLTYQKNIKTICNIVEVYLKKKRNITFHFFGEGDTSDLEKLIEKYDAKSKIVLHGFVLSYYSYIKYMNLFIHIPFWEGLGNSVLEVYNSGIPMILSDINSGFSELILKDSNNVHYVDPIDTTSIIKIIESYLDNQIYISKDRKPLKITRDEIYTLYRSLAI